Proteins found in one Nitrosopumilus maritimus SCM1 genomic segment:
- a CDS encoding CHASE3 domain-containing protein, which yields MKIKSKLFFGFAVVVSITLFLGILTNSQSNIASDDFKSIAERDLLVIQNAEKLQRLAVDSENGQRGFIITGNESFLEPYNRGVDEFFVLLEEEKNLVSYNPSQVEKLEHISQLFSDWIESAGSPEIELARQIHSSQDDALESILSNESDIILDEIYQIILLLEGNLRDSENVDGFLLLGKIKADIYDTEVSQREYLISGNEDFLVSFNSVKIELRENIQNLENILKDDEENLQLIYSIGKLYQKWDQEVVYPNIESRRNIVENYNLNEASILLEKETGKRILDEIRTEFSEFIQIENENTQQRLENSLNNQELVRNVIIIVLVASVVSAVVLAFLILNSVLNPLSKLEKVIQQFKEGDYAQKIDINSNDELGDFSKSFDAIREILIKKEKLKNIGELATRLAHDLRNPLAVIQGAVNLMKTDLQEKDESLDKRFRMIDAAILRMTHQINDVMDFVRVSNLQIETHSLLELLQSSISRTTKNDSITIELPENDIKLRCDAHKLDILFVNLLSNAIDAVKENGTIKIRFFDETSHVKIELEDSGSPIPPNILEEMFEPLFTTKQVGTGLGLASCKNIVEQHRGEISAKTNPTVISLTLSKTL from the coding sequence ATGAAAATAAAGTCAAAACTATTTTTTGGTTTTGCAGTAGTTGTATCAATCACATTATTTTTAGGAATATTGACAAACTCTCAATCAAATATTGCGTCAGATGATTTCAAATCCATTGCCGAACGCGATCTTTTAGTTATACAAAATGCTGAAAAACTACAAAGACTTGCTGTAGATTCTGAGAATGGTCAAAGAGGATTTATCATTACTGGCAATGAATCATTTCTGGAACCATACAATAGAGGTGTAGATGAATTCTTTGTTTTACTTGAAGAAGAAAAAAACCTGGTGTCTTACAATCCATCACAAGTAGAAAAATTAGAACATATTTCTCAACTATTTTCTGATTGGATAGAATCTGCTGGTTCTCCTGAAATTGAACTTGCAAGACAAATCCATTCTTCCCAAGATGATGCTCTGGAATCCATATTGTCTAATGAATCTGATATAATTTTAGATGAAATATATCAAATAATTTTGTTATTGGAAGGAAATTTACGAGATTCTGAAAATGTGGATGGATTTTTGCTACTTGGAAAAATCAAGGCAGATATCTATGATACTGAGGTATCTCAACGAGAATATTTGATCTCAGGAAACGAAGATTTTCTTGTCTCATTTAATAGTGTCAAAATAGAATTACGTGAAAATATTCAGAATTTAGAAAATATTCTAAAAGATGATGAAGAGAACCTCCAGTTGATTTACTCCATTGGTAAACTATATCAAAAATGGGATCAAGAAGTCGTTTATCCCAACATTGAGTCTAGAAGAAATATTGTCGAAAATTACAATTTGAATGAAGCCTCAATCCTACTTGAAAAAGAAACTGGAAAGAGAATTCTTGATGAGATAAGAACGGAATTTTCTGAATTTATTCAAATTGAAAATGAAAACACACAACAACGATTGGAAAACTCTTTGAATAATCAAGAACTTGTTCGAAATGTAATCATTATTGTGCTTGTTGCTAGTGTCGTATCTGCAGTGGTTTTGGCATTTCTTATCCTAAATTCTGTTTTAAACCCTTTATCAAAATTAGAAAAAGTCATTCAACAGTTCAAAGAAGGAGATTATGCCCAAAAAATAGATATCAATTCTAATGATGAATTGGGAGATTTTTCAAAATCATTTGATGCGATTAGAGAAATTTTAATCAAAAAAGAAAAACTCAAAAACATTGGTGAGCTGGCAACTCGACTCGCTCATGATTTGCGAAATCCCCTAGCTGTTATTCAGGGTGCAGTAAATTTGATGAAAACTGATTTGCAAGAAAAAGATGAAAGTCTTGATAAACGCTTTAGAATGATTGATGCGGCAATTTTGAGAATGACTCATCAAATCAATGACGTAATGGATTTTGTACGAGTTTCAAATCTTCAAATCGAAACTCATTCCTTATTGGAACTCTTACAGTCCTCCATATCTAGAACAACTAAAAATGATTCAATTACAATTGAATTGCCTGAAAACGACATAAAACTACGATGTGATGCCCATAAACTGGATATTTTGTTTGTAAATTTACTATCTAACGCAATTGATGCTGTTAAAGAAAATGGAACAATCAAAATCCGCTTTTTTGATGAAACGTCTCATGTGAAGATAGAGCTTGAAGACTCTGGATCTCCAATCCCTCCTAACATTCTTGAAGAAATGTTTGAACCATTGTTTACTACAAAACAAGTTGGTACTGGTTTAGGGCTTGCAAGCTGTAAAAATATTGTAGAACAACATCGTGGTGAAATTTCAGCAAAAACCAATCCTACTGTCATATCTCTAACTTTATCAAAGACTCTGTAA
- a CDS encoding HEAT repeat domain-containing protein: protein MSTVNIPDEFDKIIKAMPLEERFLKLEEIFKTSKDESERWDAVWLAGEIPVEVGLKGPLFEKTTDLFAWVLKNDDNDVVRHEVCYQIAARNMRRIIPELAYAANYDPSPLVRHEATECLMIIRATDQIDAMKRSCQDENESVRNTAELVLKRMRRYKSKFNAESEWVSI, encoded by the coding sequence ATGAGTACAGTCAATATTCCAGACGAGTTTGATAAAATTATCAAGGCTATGCCACTTGAAGAGAGATTTTTGAAATTAGAAGAGATATTCAAGACATCAAAAGATGAATCTGAAAGATGGGATGCCGTATGGCTTGCAGGAGAAATACCAGTGGAGGTTGGTCTTAAAGGACCACTGTTTGAAAAGACGACAGATTTGTTTGCATGGGTTTTGAAAAATGATGATAATGATGTTGTACGCCATGAAGTATGTTATCAGATAGCAGCTAGAAACATGAGAAGAATTATTCCAGAACTTGCATATGCTGCAAATTATGATCCTAGTCCACTAGTACGTCATGAAGCAACTGAGTGTTTAATGATCATCAGAGCAACTGATCAGATAGATGCAATGAAAAGATCATGTCAGGATGAGAATGAAAGTGTCAGAAATACTGCAGAGTTAGTGCTAAAAAGAATGAGGAGATACAAATCAAAATTCAATGCAGAATCTGAATGGGTATCAATCTAG
- a CDS encoding DMT family transporter: MGFLFAILAAAFSALPNVIPKSFLDAHAVDTSTIPNPLMLVFVIYVVNSLLFSPFRKSQREHEVKKTSRMTLFLLILLGAVEASGTLTYTFGLQETSATNASILVNSETVFAILLGIMIFREKLSKQEVLPFFLIVAGSILIPVGADIQNNEWELSDFMMGDLLIVMSGFFYCLDTFIAKKLDDSIKTRHIVHIMSCTGAIMTLGLMLFFEIPFDISFEELSVMSFVGFLGIGVTMMFFVIALRLIGAVRTVLIYSSTTIFSIVYSILILSEGLTILNIVSTSSVLIGLFVLRNRVGSD; this comes from the coding sequence GTGGGTTTTTTATTTGCTATTTTAGCTGCTGCATTTTCGGCATTACCTAATGTTATACCAAAGTCATTTTTGGATGCACATGCTGTAGATACTTCAACAATTCCAAATCCCCTGATGTTGGTTTTTGTGATTTATGTTGTAAACAGTTTACTGTTTTCTCCATTTCGTAAGTCTCAAAGAGAACATGAAGTAAAAAAAACAAGTCGAATGACTTTGTTTTTGTTAATATTGCTTGGAGCAGTAGAGGCCTCAGGAACATTAACTTATACATTTGGACTCCAAGAAACTAGTGCAACAAATGCTTCTATCTTAGTAAATTCTGAAACTGTTTTTGCCATTTTACTAGGCATTATGATCTTTAGAGAAAAATTAAGTAAACAAGAAGTTTTGCCATTTTTCCTAATTGTTGCAGGTTCAATCTTGATTCCCGTTGGTGCTGATATTCAAAACAACGAATGGGAATTGTCTGATTTCATGATGGGTGATTTACTTATTGTTATGTCTGGATTTTTTTACTGTCTTGACACCTTTATTGCCAAAAAACTAGATGATTCCATCAAAACTCGTCATATAGTCCACATTATGTCCTGCACTGGTGCAATAATGACTTTGGGATTAATGTTGTTCTTTGAAATCCCATTTGATATTTCGTTTGAGGAATTATCTGTAATGTCTTTTGTTGGATTTTTGGGAATTGGTGTTACTATGATGTTTTTTGTCATTGCATTAAGATTAATTGGTGCTGTAAGGACTGTTCTAATTTACTCATCTACGACTATATTTAGCATAGTCTATTCAATTTTGATTTTATCTGAAGGGCTTACAATTTTGAATATTGTATCTACATCTAGCGTGCTAATTGGGTTGTTTGTTCTTCGTAATAGGGTGGGGTCTGATTAA
- a CDS encoding response regulator — protein sequence MKTAIVVDNDHDIVEVFSDLLEMLEFDVISKGYDGGDAITMYEKFKPDVIFMDVHMEEMHGDQALKEIRTIDKDVKVVMVTGDMSKSMEDTLEKYGASAIIHKPFDIKIINEIITELENATSIVIQKA from the coding sequence ATGAAGACAGCAATTGTTGTAGATAACGATCATGATATTGTTGAGGTATTTTCTGACCTTTTAGAGATGCTAGAATTTGATGTTATTTCTAAAGGATATGATGGCGGCGATGCTATAACAATGTATGAAAAATTCAAACCAGATGTAATTTTCATGGATGTGCATATGGAAGAAATGCATGGAGATCAAGCACTAAAAGAAATTAGAACAATTGACAAGGATGTAAAGGTAGTAATGGTAACTGGGGATATGTCAAAATCTATGGAAGATACATTGGAAAAATATGGTGCATCGGCAATAATTCACAAACCCTTTGACATTAAAATCATAAATGAAATTATTACTGAACTAGAAAATGCAACTTCTATAGTAATCCAAAAAGCATAA
- a CDS encoding peptidase has protein sequence MTVFLGTLMMPSAFAQFQSGGVDMPGTWYVGEGLKHGDYFSYNLCHVDYKECAEFGLDMWIKGDIQSGSETKWLAEVVVYDGNKVVVGEMELGKIAPEPTGGSEELGVYRGAFKSSVAWLSAFATSDSGTSGKGPKAFSATSWGKIGNIGGEQVLPMKIETITISSGTWETVQMGWRTGGQTSKVWIVDEFPFPVKAHTLTHVSEGIPPAEYKFELLDYKENVSTSPFSGIVSTVDTFSEQGCDTDFERDVTIKKPTNNFDYQIHVFYGPEEPVQGCEMQWLIKFISKFDDTEFLNQVQFDFLVVDDNLTPLRSMAQDEGRQYLYSPSGQYILDMVVQEPPGKVNYVIWVYGLAPEGIVPGSAADYLQIPVTVFASEGSTPVVSPPFETTSQEIPEWIKNNAGWWAEGAIDDGSFVQGIQFLIKEGIMQIPPTTQGTSSSNEIPSWIKQNAAWWAEGAIDDGSFVQGIQFLIKEGIMSISS, from the coding sequence ATGACGGTATTTTTGGGTACTTTGATGATGCCTTCAGCTTTTGCACAATTTCAATCTGGAGGTGTAGATATGCCTGGAACATGGTATGTTGGTGAAGGCCTCAAACACGGCGATTATTTTTCTTACAATCTTTGTCATGTTGACTATAAGGAATGTGCTGAATTTGGTCTAGATATGTGGATTAAAGGAGATATTCAATCTGGCAGTGAAACAAAGTGGTTAGCTGAAGTTGTTGTATATGATGGCAACAAAGTTGTTGTCGGTGAAATGGAATTAGGAAAGATTGCTCCTGAACCAACTGGTGGAAGTGAAGAACTAGGTGTGTATAGAGGTGCATTCAAATCTTCAGTTGCATGGTTATCTGCATTTGCAACATCTGATTCTGGAACTAGTGGAAAAGGACCAAAGGCATTTAGTGCAACTTCATGGGGAAAGATTGGAAACATTGGTGGAGAACAAGTACTTCCCATGAAGATTGAAACAATTACTATTTCATCTGGAACTTGGGAAACTGTACAAATGGGATGGCGTACTGGTGGACAAACAAGCAAAGTTTGGATTGTAGATGAATTTCCATTTCCTGTAAAAGCCCATACGTTAACTCATGTTTCAGAGGGAATTCCTCCAGCTGAATACAAATTTGAATTACTAGATTACAAAGAAAACGTTTCAACAAGCCCTTTTTCAGGAATTGTATCTACTGTTGACACTTTTTCAGAACAAGGATGTGATACTGATTTTGAACGAGATGTCACTATAAAAAAACCTACAAACAACTTTGATTATCAAATTCATGTATTCTATGGACCTGAAGAACCAGTACAAGGTTGTGAGATGCAATGGCTAATAAAATTTATCAGCAAATTTGACGATACTGAATTTTTGAACCAAGTCCAATTTGATTTTCTAGTAGTAGATGATAACTTGACTCCATTACGTTCAATGGCTCAAGATGAAGGAAGACAGTATCTCTACTCTCCATCTGGACAATACATTCTTGATATGGTAGTCCAAGAACCACCTGGCAAAGTAAACTATGTTATTTGGGTTTATGGATTAGCTCCTGAAGGAATAGTACCTGGTTCTGCTGCAGATTATTTACAAATTCCTGTAACTGTTTTTGCCAGTGAAGGAAGTACTCCGGTAGTTTCTCCACCTTTTGAAACAACATCTCAGGAAATACCTGAATGGATTAAGAATAATGCAGGCTGGTGGGCAGAAGGTGCAATTGATGATGGTTCATTTGTTCAAGGAATTCAATTCTTAATCAAAGAAGGAATTATGCAAATTCCTCCAACTACACAAGGAACTAGTTCTTCTAATGAAATTCCCTCTTGGATAAAGCAAAATGCTGCATGGTGGGCAGAAGGTGCAATTGATGATGGTTCATTTGTTCAAGGAATCCAATTCTTAATCAAAGAAGGAATAATGAGTATCTCTTCTTAA
- a CDS encoding tetratricopeptide repeat protein, with protein sequence MVGLFKHPKRKIRKLTAQGNYEDAIKLGKSLESEYSDDSDFMFIMGSVYFLVDEPKNALPYFEKAFQLNSDDLEMLRLKTNVHLALEQKSEAIDCCEHILKIDPKNDEAHDLLDQLERL encoded by the coding sequence ATGGTTGGTCTTTTCAAACATCCTAAACGAAAAATTAGAAAATTAACTGCACAAGGAAACTATGAAGATGCCATAAAATTAGGAAAAAGTTTGGAATCTGAATATTCTGATGATTCTGACTTTATGTTCATCATGGGCAGTGTCTACTTTTTAGTAGATGAACCAAAAAATGCTCTGCCATATTTTGAAAAAGCTTTCCAACTAAATTCTGATGACCTTGAGATGCTTAGACTCAAAACTAATGTCCACTTGGCTTTGGAGCAAAAATCTGAAGCCATTGATTGTTGTGAACACATTCTAAAAATTGATCCAAAAAATGATGAAGCCCATGATTTGCTTGATCAACTAGAAAGACTGTAA
- a CDS encoding beta-propeller domain-containing protein, which translates to MIKLSSKIIIPIAVAISVIVTAGIMYAIGFEQEPQIVEVPTPEIVYVDKSASEFFEGTNDIKQISSQEELVSILEASSLFGGGFYDTRSIRTMVVAESAMFDSVESVAVSAPQAEFKSDDGGSDYSTTNVQVENVDEPDYLKNDSKYVYIVSRNTLSIIDAYPAEDARLILKIALDIESQYIQNMFLNKDRLVIFYNGQSDEEIIPQFDFIPRPSYNPVTHALIVDVSDKENPTILKDYSIDGHFRDARMIGDYAYFVTNNHINHQNPRLPIIMEDSVRIMTPDAFYFDNVEEFSNFNTLTAIDIFGDTINSETFLMGYSGTFYVSENNFYLTYQQNMPFGYYENSSRDRFYDVIVPLLPNDIQDEIKSIQNDSSLNSSEQWVKISELMQNSYNEMSKTDKEELFEKIREALNEYDAKIQEENRKTIIHKISIDEDKIEYVAKGTVPGRLLNQFSMDESGDRFRVATTIEYYIQHEGTIRSNAVYVLDEQLNIVGELEDIAPDESIFSSRFMGDRLYLVTFEQIDPFFVIDLSKDTPKILGELKIPGFSNYLHPFDEDHVIGIGRDTKVDENDRVQQLGVKVALFNVADVSNPKVLDDFVIGDRSSHSEAQYNHKAFFFDKSRNVLSIPISGDSDRLEHITSKMFAPEYNRWSGFYVFDVDSTNGFSIKGTITHSDSDSRYYGMGDARTFYIDDVLYTASQGYLKMNSFENLEEINTIKLENTGKFIDYLEEPMMEVEPVR; encoded by the coding sequence ATGATAAAATTGAGTTCAAAAATAATAATCCCAATTGCAGTAGCCATTTCGGTAATAGTAACAGCAGGAATAATGTATGCAATTGGTTTTGAACAAGAACCACAGATTGTAGAAGTTCCAACTCCTGAAATTGTCTATGTAGACAAATCAGCTTCAGAGTTTTTTGAAGGAACAAACGACATCAAACAAATATCATCACAAGAAGAACTAGTATCAATTCTTGAGGCATCATCATTGTTTGGTGGGGGATTTTATGATACAAGATCCATCAGAACTATGGTAGTAGCAGAATCTGCAATGTTTGATAGTGTAGAATCTGTTGCAGTATCAGCACCACAAGCAGAATTCAAAAGTGATGACGGAGGATCAGATTATTCAACAACTAATGTTCAAGTAGAAAATGTAGATGAGCCAGACTATCTGAAAAATGATTCAAAATATGTATACATTGTTTCAAGAAACACATTATCAATAATTGATGCATATCCAGCTGAAGATGCAAGATTAATTCTAAAAATTGCATTAGACATTGAATCACAGTACATCCAAAACATGTTCCTCAATAAAGACAGACTAGTGATATTTTACAATGGACAAAGTGATGAGGAGATAATCCCACAGTTTGACTTTATTCCAAGACCATCATACAATCCAGTCACTCACGCATTAATTGTAGATGTGTCTGACAAGGAAAATCCAACCATTCTCAAAGATTACTCTATTGATGGCCATTTTAGAGATGCCAGAATGATTGGAGATTATGCATACTTTGTTACAAATAATCACATCAACCACCAGAATCCCAGACTTCCAATAATAATGGAGGATTCTGTTAGAATTATGACTCCAGACGCATTTTATTTTGACAATGTTGAAGAGTTTTCAAACTTTAACACACTAACTGCAATTGACATATTTGGAGATACAATAAACTCTGAAACCTTCTTGATGGGTTATTCAGGAACATTTTACGTATCTGAGAATAATTTCTACTTGACTTATCAGCAAAACATGCCATTTGGATATTATGAGAATTCATCACGCGATAGATTCTACGATGTAATAGTTCCATTACTTCCAAATGACATCCAAGATGAAATAAAGAGCATCCAAAATGATTCTTCATTGAATTCATCTGAACAATGGGTAAAGATTTCAGAATTGATGCAAAATTCCTACAATGAAATGAGCAAAACAGACAAGGAAGAATTGTTTGAAAAGATTAGAGAAGCACTAAATGAGTATGATGCAAAGATTCAAGAAGAAAATAGAAAGACAATCATTCACAAAATTTCAATTGATGAAGATAAAATAGAATATGTTGCAAAGGGAACAGTACCAGGTAGATTACTAAACCAATTCTCAATGGATGAATCAGGAGATAGATTCAGAGTTGCGACAACAATAGAGTATTACATTCAACATGAAGGAACAATCCGCTCAAATGCAGTATATGTCCTAGATGAACAACTCAACATAGTAGGAGAACTAGAAGACATTGCACCTGATGAGAGTATTTTCTCATCAAGATTCATGGGAGACAGGCTCTATTTGGTAACATTTGAGCAAATCGACCCATTCTTTGTAATTGATCTATCAAAGGATACACCAAAGATTTTGGGAGAATTAAAGATACCAGGATTCTCAAATTATTTGCATCCATTTGATGAGGATCATGTAATTGGAATTGGACGAGATACCAAAGTAGATGAAAATGACAGAGTTCAACAATTGGGAGTAAAGGTTGCATTATTCAATGTGGCAGATGTGAGCAACCCCAAAGTGTTAGATGACTTTGTAATTGGAGACAGATCAAGCCATTCTGAAGCACAATACAATCACAAGGCATTCTTCTTTGACAAATCAAGAAATGTATTATCAATTCCAATAAGTGGAGATTCAGATAGATTAGAGCACATTACATCAAAGATGTTTGCACCAGAATACAACCGTTGGAGTGGATTCTATGTATTTGATGTTGATAGTACAAATGGATTCTCCATTAAAGGAACAATCACACATTCAGATAGTGACTCCAGATACTATGGAATGGGAGATGCAAGAACATTCTACATTGACGATGTATTGTATACAGCATCTCAAGGATATCTAAAGATGAATTCATTTGAGAATCTAGAAGAAATCAACACAATCAAACTTGAAAACACTGGCAAGTTTATTGATTATTTAGAAGAACCAATGATGGAAGTAGAACCTGTTAGATAA
- a CDS encoding ArsR/SmtB family transcription factor, producing MSAENPDDVLTEKIKILATDDEKIKSFGELFTNDSSREILQLLFNEEMTANQIAQKTDISLQLVKYHLNKLQDLGVVKISKVEKNSKSQDMKVYSATKFSIVIVPPKLSEKTKESKLLVRSFRHIYKVAGLAIATGISGMFSLSQIQNKPIPVQSARQFAAVKEPSMRMESFDESAESFVTSAPNLNTESEDLSAGMEITEKAIDSGVSGIDLSIPFVIITIILGGLTLYYFLKSRKNI from the coding sequence ATGTCTGCTGAAAATCCAGATGACGTACTAACTGAAAAAATCAAAATTCTAGCCACCGATGATGAGAAAATAAAGTCATTTGGAGAGCTTTTTACGAATGATTCTAGTCGTGAAATCTTACAGTTATTGTTCAACGAAGAGATGACTGCAAATCAGATTGCACAAAAGACAGACATCTCACTTCAACTAGTAAAATACCATCTCAACAAATTGCAGGATTTAGGAGTTGTAAAGATTTCAAAAGTTGAAAAGAATTCAAAATCTCAAGACATGAAAGTTTACTCTGCAACAAAATTCAGTATTGTCATCGTTCCTCCAAAACTGTCTGAAAAAACTAAAGAAAGCAAACTTTTGGTTCGTTCATTTAGACATATCTACAAAGTTGCAGGACTTGCTATTGCAACCGGCATTTCAGGGATGTTCTCTTTATCTCAAATTCAAAACAAACCCATTCCAGTTCAAAGTGCAAGACAATTTGCAGCAGTTAAAGAACCATCAATGCGTATGGAATCATTTGACGAATCTGCAGAATCCTTTGTTACATCTGCTCCTAATCTTAATACTGAATCTGAAGATCTTTCAGCAGGTATGGAAATTACTGAAAAAGCAATTGATTCAGGTGTTTCTGGAATTGATTTGTCTATACCTTTTGTAATAATTACAATAATCTTGGGTGGACTAACATTGTATTATTTTCTCAAATCAAGAAAAAACATTTAA
- a CDS encoding nitroreductase/quinone reductase family protein produces the protein MKISEELFRPILVTKGRKTGKEHSVMLRAVNHNGKIYFSRHRPDGDWFQNAIINSQVKVQYNGTVFTGHAKLVEDEELNKKISELKYPGEERAKEKRVTIEVTLD, from the coding sequence ATGAAGATTTCAGAAGAATTGTTTCGACCAATCTTAGTTACAAAGGGAAGAAAGACAGGAAAGGAACACAGCGTAATGCTTAGAGCAGTAAACCACAATGGAAAAATCTATTTTTCAAGACATAGACCTGATGGAGACTGGTTTCAAAATGCCATCATAAATTCTCAAGTAAAAGTTCAGTATAATGGTACAGTTTTCACAGGACATGCAAAACTTGTAGAAGATGAAGAGTTGAATAAAAAAATTTCAGAATTAAAGTATCCTGGAGAAGAAAGAGCAAAAGAAAAAAGAGTTACAATTGAAGTAACATTAGATTAA